TATGGAAAATCCATTTCAGTCTCTTCAATTATACTTAGGGGCATGCATTAGCTTGAGAAAATATATGGTAAGTGCTAATTACAACTATTTGAAGGCATTTCTATTTCGCTGAGAAGAATTGCTATGCAAAACTCTCTGATGTTATGTTCACAATGGTAAATTGACTGATAGTCTCATTTGAGCTTACATGACACCTTCAATTCCACACATTCAGATATGGAAGATGATCATGAAGCGGGCAACAACATTCGTttcatttgataaaatgacagtATTATTGAAATTGATCAGTTCAATCATTAAGCGGTTCTATTATAGGAAAGAGATGATAGTATTGTTCATAGATCTAGCACAATTGTGGGAGAGTGATTGAAATATTAAAGTtgatagtaaataaataaacatcGCTTTTATATTTCTGAAGTCAAATTTTGCATCTATAGTCTTTTTGTGACGACGAAGTTAGTGAAGTTCTAGTCAAGGTGCGTCGGTCCCTCGATAGCAATTATTGTATTGCTTTCTAGATGCGTCGGTCCCTCAATAGCAATTATTGTATTGCTTTCTAGATGCGTCAGTCCCTCGATAGCAATTATTGTATTGCTTTCCAGGTGTGTTGGTCCCTCGATAGCAATTATtgtattgctttctttctttcataacgTGTTACACCATCCGAGAAGCactccttattttctttttacttttgccAAAAGCCACATTATACAAGTTAATATTCCCGTCAATAAGCTATTTTtgttaccattttttttaaatgaaaaagctcatacaataaaataagatatgtatttcctttttgtcttcacAATTTAATAAGCAACATTTATGGAATATTagccttgaaaagaaaatagaacgCCAATGCCTCACTCGAAAGGATTTTTGATTCATTTTAGAATATAAAACATTCAAATCGATTCTTTTTTTATGGTACTAAGAAGAGTCAATTGGGAAACTGCAGAGAAGTTTCTTTTCTAATAAATGTGAAAGCTATGCATAAATAATTCCAACACTATGTTTTGTCACCCAGACTGCAAGGATTGCAATTTCCACGCGATACACACTTTTTCTTCACTAGACTTGCCTTTATTGGTTGACTTGGACATTTGTATGACCGACGACTCCCGACGCTTTTCATTCATATAACTAGGCCTCCATCGCATTACCAATTAGCAAAAACTTTCATTGCATCAGATCAAACGATAGAGAGACGATTAAGTCTCTAAGCTTCATGAGCATGTTCCGTGTTTTGCTTTTCATACTGCATGTTCTGTTGCTACTGGGGACGAGTTGCAGTGTGAAGAATAATTACTTGTGCGCCCCTTCATCTTGCGGCGATGTTCGTGACATACACTATCCTTTTTGATTGAAAGACGACCCGGAAGACTGCGGCCGCTTTGAGTATGAGCTACTTTGTGAAATCAATCGCACCGTTCTATATTTGTCTACCTGTCGATATTATGTGAAGTCGATTTACTATGACAATAGTTCCGGAGATGATTTCTCTGGTCAGATCACGGTGGTTGAGGATGGAGTGAATAATGTTTATTGTACAGCCCTCCCTGATTTCCTTTTGGGGAGCTTCGACTTGAGTGATAGGTATCCACACTATAATTATAATGATCGGTATCCATACTCTAATTATACTTCATCCTCGGCGGTCTTCATGAAGTGCTCACAGCCCGTTGCTTCTCCTTCGTATATCAAAACTGAACCATGTATTGAGGGAGCATACCCTTCCGATACGCCCCCAAATATTTCCCAAATGAAGTGGTACTCATACTTTGTGTATTTGTTGCCTACAAAGGAAAAAGCTCTACGAGTAGGGGACATCAAGGATTCTTGCAATATAACCATGATGACTTGCTTCTCGGGTTATAACATGAGACCAACGTGTAAGGACCTCCCCAACATGATGGCTGAAGGATTAAATCTCTATTATCATGGACCTCCTTCTTTGCCGTCTCCGCCATCTCCGCTGTCTCAGATGTCTCAGCTGTCTCCGTCGCCTCTGCCATCTCGGCGGTCTCCCGCTGTCTTAGCCATCTTCGCCATCTGCGCCGTTTGTGCCATCTTTGTCGTCTGCACTGTCTACGCCATCTCCATCGTTTGCACCGTCTCCACCGTCTCCACCATCTCCGCCGTCTCCTCCATCTCCGCCTTTTGCGCCGTCTACGCTGTCTTCGCCATCTGTGCCATTTGCGGTGTCTCCGCCATCTTTGCGGGTAATTTTCTGTCTTTGCGTGATTATGTACCTAGAGGTGTGGTGCGAACCATATTACTCGTGTAAGCTGACTTTCTCTAAGCTTTTCTTCCTTTactcttttactttctttcttcttcttcttcatcctcatccttttCTCAAATGTTAGCTCTACTGAGGGATCTTATCAAAATTTACTTACTGAGTAATGTCGCATGTTTCTATTGGATATTGTAATACGTTGGTTTGATTTATCGAGTCATTACTTTCTTtaatacccaataaaaaaaattgccacatctgTTTAGtgaaaaagttcaaagattttTAGTAGATTTGGCGTGCATTGCTCTTTTATTTTACATGTGTGGAGCTTTTTTGGACTTGAcactctttctttatttttttttttttttttgggccttaTTCACTAAAAAAAACCACAACTTTAAGTTTAGTCCCAATTCTGCTCCgaactttttttgtctaaaaaaaaccctaaactttaggTCCAGTCCAAATTTGCCTCGAACTTTTCTTTATCtagaaaaacctcaaactttaggccaaatcctaaatctatctctaactttttttgtctaaaagaaaaaacactaaTTTTTACTCTAATTGCAAATCTACCCCATCAAAAAATTGCCATTAGTCAAATTTTCATATCTTAGAACGGTTTCATTTTGGGaataatttttcatgtcacCTTATTGAAGTGGAGTTGTTATCAATGTGGAAATGTCAGTCAAATTGGGACCGGACCATGGGGTAAACTTCagaatatattaaaagttggtgatttttttaaacaaaacaaaattcgaGGCAAATCTGGGATTGTacctaaagtttggggtttcTTCTGAGACAAAAAAGGTTCGGGCCAAAATTGGACTAGAACTTGAGGGTTTTTTAGGGAActaggccttttttttttgggaaaattgtttgatttgatcGTAGCTTGTGTCCCTTGAATCGATGTTATTGTTATGGGGAACTTATGAACATTTGGTACATTTAGGAGAACAAAAGCGAAAacgtgtttcttcaaaagaaaagatcatgcaATGATAACATGGATTTCATGGATCTAAGCGTTATCTAGAAAAGTGAAACTcgttcactcttttttttttttttttattctagacttCTCCACTTGCAAAtttcaattaacaaaagtgTGTCTTTGCACTTTGCAGTGACTGTATGAAGTTATCCTTCACTTGGGGTATATCTTAACGTGAATTGCTTTTattatttaactgctaaaaCAATGGATCTAGTTCTTTATTGATTGGTCGTTAATTCTAATTAACCATATCTAGTAATCTCTCACGAATTCTCTTACTATCTACAGATGATTCTACGCGGGATATCATGGGCGGTGTTGCTATAACTGCCGCATGGAATCTCTTCTTTGTCTTGGGTATGATAAGTCCTTTTCTCTTCACACCTATGAAGCTCTCATTCAGCACTCTGACAAACAAAAATTGTAtgtgtaaaaaaattatcacactATGCTAATCGATGGCCAAATTTCTCCGCAGTCCACTTCCTAGCAGCAAAATTCATACTCGGAGCTCCGTGTGTGTTGATATTTCTAATCTTGAAGTGGATGAGAAGGCATCAAGCGACCGATGCAAACATCGAAGAATTCCTACGAGCTCACAATAACTTTTtgcccataaggtactcttactcgGATATCAAGAGGAtcacaacaaatttcaaatgcaaGTTAGGTGAGGGGGGATATGGTTCCGTATACAGAGGAATACTTAGAAGTGGCAATGAAGTTGCGgttaagattttgaacaaatcaaaatctaatgGCCAAGATTTTATAAATGAAGTGGCCACAATTGGAAGGATCCACCACGTTAATGTGGTGCAGCTTGTTGGTTTTTGCTTCGAATACCCCAAACAAGCTCTTGTCTATGATTTCATGCCGAATGGATCTTTGGATAAACACATTTCCTATAAGGATGGTGATGATCCTCttgattataagaaaatgtatgagatctctcttggcatagctagagggatagagtatctacatcggggatgtgatatgcaaattctacaTTTTGACATCAAGCCTCACAACATTCTCCTAGACCGAAGTTTCACTCCGaaagtttctgactttggacttgcaagACTTTATCCCACCGATCGCAGTATAGTATCGCTGACTGCagcaagaggaaccttgggTTATATGGCTCCTGAGCTATTCTATAAAGACATCGGTGGCATTTCTTACAAAGccgatgtttatagttttgggatGTTATTAATGGAAATGGCTGGTAGAAGGAGAAATCTAAATGCTCATGCAGAGCATTCAagtcaaatttactttcctttgtgGGTTTATGACCAACTTgacaaagaaaaggaacttGAAAGGGTAGATGTcatagaagaggaaagagaaacaacGAGGAAGATGATAATCGTTGCACTGTGGTGTATACAATTGAGCCCTAATGATCGGCCGTCGATGAGGAAAGTCCTAGATATGCTTGAAGGAGATATGGATAAACTGCAACTGCCTCCAAAACCACTTTTGTATCCGAGAGAGGCACCCATTGATGATGTTGACGCTGAGATAGAACTTGAAACAGTCTCATCTTCGTCAAGTACTCCGATAGTTTCTAGCAGTTCCCAATTTTACCATGACCATGAGTTTATGAAATCATGTATTGTGTGATTGTTTCCCTGTAATGAGATGCAAAAATTATCAATAGTACTATCAACATGTATCATCATTCAAAATGTAATCTATGAAGCTTTTACATGTTTTTCATATGGCAGTAGTGTTTTTTAGTAGACTCGTTATGTccatattttataaatgacGATGAATGTTGTATGgcattcattcaatttttgtttcatgtGAATCCTCTTGGTATAACAAGGTAATTTTTTCTTCGTGTCAATGTTTGCATTTTGAGCAATGAATCTctctcatttccatcaaaacctCTCATCCCCACCTTCGACCTCTGGTTGATCACCCACGTCGAAGATAGCTATGTGCTCAAGCTATCTCCGACTTGGTCCTCATTCAAGCTATCTCCGACTTGGTCCTCATGTCAAGGGATGGGTCCAAGCCTATACGATGAATGACCAGCACATGTCAAAGAGTAAAGACAGAGTACGCTGACAATTTTGCCTTTATGATGAATGGAAATTGAACATGTGATGTTATGTTAGAGAATATTATGTATTACGTCAGCTCAATCCCTAAATGCAGTAAGAACTTGTGCGTTCACTTGATGATAAGACATGAGATGGTGCCTTGCATTCTTCAGAACAAGCATCATATTCCTCACTGTTGTCCCCTGCACATGAGTTTTCCTACTAAGCAAACATTCCTCGAGACACCGATGTTCATAAGGAACGCGTGATCTCCACTTTGTTCAGAGATCGCAGACagagaagtataaattttaagttttattattatcaaaataaagcagcataaaaaatgatgctaaaaaaagtagaaaatggaaaaaaaaattaacaaacttAATCTCTTTAGTGGTTGTGAAATTCCACATGAGAATGGTCCTCCATTCTAGACTCTAGCTCATGTCCAAACTCAAAAGAGAACAGCAAGTAACGCTCAAACTCGACAAAAGGACGGCTCATTCAAAACAAGATCCAGCTACCATTCGATTCAGTTTTAAATAAAACCAAGCAACGGAGTTCCAAGAGAGATGACAGTATTGTTCATAGATCTAACACAATTACGGGAGAGTGATTGTAATATTGAAGTTGATAGTGAATAAGTAAAcatcgcttttttttttttttttttttgtgaacttgaatattgcatgtttagtCTTTGCGTAGACCAAATTAGTGAGGTTCTAGTCAATGTGTGTGGGTCCCATCACTAGAAATTATCgaatttgctttctttctttcataatgTGTTACACCATCCAAGAAGCACTATctcctgtttttccttttatttttgttatacaAGTTAATATTCCCTTTAATAGTCTATCTTTGTTAccaattctgtttttttttttttttttgtcaataatgaaaaagcTTATACAGTGAAATAcgacatttttttccttttcgtcttCACAATTTATTGAACTGACACTCGTGGAATATTggccttgaaaataaaattgaaaaaaaaatgcatgccaATGCCTCActtgaaaggattttgattcaatttagaGTACATAACATTCCAATCGATTCTTTTTTAACTGAActaaaattgattcctaaagaGTCAATTTGCCAAGAAAAGTTAAATCTGAAAACTGCAGAGAAGTTTCTTTTCTAATCAACGTGAAAGCCACGCCATAAATAATTCCAACACCGTGTTTTTGTCGCCTTGACTGCAAGGGCTGCAATTTCCACATGAGACCCACTTTTTCTTCGCTAGACTTTGTGTTGATGGTTGACTTGGAAATTTGCATCTATAGTGTTTGCGTGACAACGAAGTTAGTGAGGCTCTAATCAGGGCGCGTTGGTCCACCGCTAGAAATTATGgtattgttttctttctttcataacgTGTTACACCATCCAAGAAgcacttatttcttattttccttttacttttgccAAAAGCGACATTATACAAGttaatattctttttcatagtctatttttgttatcaatttctgtttttagTCAAAAATAGAAAGCTTAGATGATGAAATACaacatctttttccttttcgtctTCACAATTCAACAAAGGGACACTTATGGAATATTagtcttgaaaagaaaatagaacgTCATTGCCTCACTCgaaaggattttgattcaatCTGGAAACTGCAGAGaagtttttttaatcaatgtgaAAGCTATGCATAAATAATTCCACCACCGTGTTTTGACACCTTGACCGCAAGGACTGCAATTTCCACGCGATATCCACTTTTTCTTCACTAGACTTTGCTTTATTGGTTGACTTAGACATTTGTAATGACCGAGGACTCCAGGCTCTTTTCATTCATATTACTGGGCCTCCATCACATTACCAATTAGCAAAAACTTTCATTGCATCAGATCAAACAGTAGAGAGACGATTAAGTCTCTGAGCTCCATAAGCATGTTCAgtgttttgcttttcatattgCATGTTCTGTTCGATTAAGTCTGCTACTGTTCAGGGATATTGAGTTCTGCGGCTACTTGGGACGAGTTGCGGTAGAAGAATAACTTGTCTGCCGCTTCATCTTGTGGCAAGGTTTGTGACATACACTATCACTTTCGATTGAAAGGCAACCAAAAGGATGCGGCCGCTATGAACATAAGCTAGCTTGTGAAAATAATCGTATTGTTCTATATCTATATGCCAGCCAATATTATGTGAAATCAATTTACTACCGTTCCAATCTTAGCAAATGTTTATCGATGGTGAAATCACGGTGGTTGACGATGGACTGCAAAAAAGTAATTGCTCATCCCTCCCTCATTACTCATTGGCGCTCTCCAACTTTAGTGATAATGATCCATACGGTTCGTTAGCTGTGCCGGTGGTCTTCGTGAAGTGCTCACAGCCCCTTGCTTCTACTTCGTAAGTCAATACTGAACCATGTATTGAGGGAGCATATCCTTCTGATATGCCCCCTATTTTATCCCAAATGAAGGTGTACTCATACGCTATACATGGGTTTGATCTCCGAGTAGGGGACATCAAGGATACTTACACCAAAACCATAAAGGCTTTTATATCGCAGTATATCCCAGGGTGGGAAAAGGATCGGTATAATCGTGTGAGCTCACCGTACAAGGACCTCCACAACATGATGGTTGAGGGATTCACTATCTCCTTTTATAAACTCTCGCCACCAACAAGTTTCGAGTTTTGCTACTTAGGTTTCGGGTACCAAAGGGAGAGGTGCAGACACCATGATTCCTGAAAGCTGACTTTCCcagttctttctttgtttctttcttcatcctcatccttttCTTAAATGTTAGCTCTACTGAGGGATCGTATAAGAATTTACTTACTGAGTGATGTGGCATGTTTCAATTGGATATTGTAATAGGTTTGTTTGATTTATTGCGAGCAAAAGATGAGATTATTTTATACGTGAGTGATTGACTTATCCACaacaataatatttttcacttgACAATGAATAAGTACGTATTAGTTGATttttgtgcatgcaaatatTACACCTATAGTCTTTGCGCGTGTCAAGAATGACAAAGCAAGTGAATTTCTAATTGAGACTTGCATCGATTGATCGTTGATTGAGAAATTATCATATTGCCTTTTTCATTGAGATCAGTCTGTTCATTCATTGAGTGTTTCAATTATGGAAAAGAGATGATGGTCATATTCATAATTATAGCACAATTGCAAGagagtgattttaaaatttaagcATAGTGAATAAGTAAACAGTGCATTATTTTTGTGAATTCAAATGTTGTGTCTGTAGTCCTTACATGTGTCGATCCATGATGACACAAGCGAGTTTCTAATCGAGGTGCGTTAGTCCCATTGCTAGTTGAGAATTTACcatattgctttctttctttcataaagtTTCACAACATCCATGAGCAAGAAGCGCCCGctccttattttctttctatatttgCGGAAAGCCACATTATATGAGTTAAAATCTATGTACCCGTTAATTAACatgatcttctttcttggttaccaatttttttctcaaaaatgaaaaaccttATATGATAAAATACatcatcctttttcttttcgtcttCAAAATTTAACGAAGCGACACTTACAAAATATTGGCCTTGAAAATAAAGTAGAATGCTAGATGCctcatttgaaatgattttgataGAGTTTAGGGTGCAAAACATTAAAACCGATTCTTTTTTACGatactaaaataaatttctagagAGAATTAATTTGccgagaaaaatcaaatttggaaaatgcaGAGAGGTTTCCTCCGTAATGAATGTGAAAGCTCTCCATCACTAATTCCGAGAACGTGTTTTGGCTGGGCCATactttttaagattttcttCGCTAGACTTTGTTTTAGGGTTGACTTGGACATTTCGATGACCGACGACTCCCAACCCTTTATTGAGCCTCTCTCGCGTTACCAAATGAGCTAAAACTTCCATTGCATCAGACCAAAAGATAAAGAGATGATTATTTCTCTCGGCTCCATATTTAAGCTCCGTGTTTTACTTCTCGTATTGCATGTTCTGCTACTATTAGAGATGAGTTGCGGTGCGAAGAACAATCATTTGTGCACCCTTTCATCTTGCGGTGAGATCCGTAACATAAGTTATCATTTTTGATTGAAAGGCGATTCAAAACACTGCGGCAACTCTCAGTATGAGCTAACTTGTAAAAATAACCACACTATTCTATAAATATATGACGGCTGATATTATGTGAAGTCAATCCATTACAGTTTGTATTATGACCAATATAACTTCTATGGTAATATTACGGTGGTTGACGATGGACTGCAAAAGGGTAATTGCTCATCCCTCCCTCGTTACCTATTGACGTACTCCAACTTCAGTCATGATGATAGATACGCTGGTGGATACGCTGCGGTGGCCTTCATGAAGTGTTCCCAACCCATTGCTTCTACTTCATATGTCGATACCAAACCATGTATTGAGGGATACTCTGCCGACACGCCTCCttatttttcccaaatgaagGTGTACTCATACGCTGTACAGAACTTAAAAGCAGGGGATTCAAGGACTCCTGCACCGTAACCATGACGGCATACTCGTCGGATCAAATCATGGGGCGGGAAGGGGATCAGAATGGGAGCTCAACATACAAGGACCTCCACAACAAGATGGCCGAGGGATTCAATCTGTCATATCAGGAAGAAGTTTTCAGTGTCGCTACTTAAGTTTCGGATACCGAGTGGAGGTTTGCGGTGGCATTCGGTTCCCCAAGGGACTTCTCCTTAAAggtgttctttctttctttctttctttctttcttttctttcctttcttaaaTCCTAGCTTTACTAACAGATCTTACCAAAATTTAGTTACCAAGTGATGTGGCAAGTTTTAGTTGGGTTTTTTAATACAATCCACACATTAA
This region of Eucalyptus grandis isolate ANBG69807.140 chromosome 8, ASM1654582v1, whole genome shotgun sequence genomic DNA includes:
- the LOC104430221 gene encoding PR5-like receptor kinase, whose translation is MTQHQLEMENDYEADDPEDCGRFEYELLCEINRTVLYLSTCRYYVKSIYYDNSSGDDFSGQITVVEDGVNNVYCTALPDFLLGSFDLSDRYPHYNYNDRYPYSNYTSSSAVFMKCSQPVASPSYIKTEPCIEGAYPSDTPPNISQMKWYSYFVYLLPTKEKALRVGDIKDSCNITMMTCFSGYNMRPTCKDLPNMMAEGLNLYYHGPPSLPSPPSPLSQMSQLSPSPLPSRRSPAVLAIFAICAVCAIFVVCTVYAISIVCTVSTVSTISAVSSISAFCAVYAVFAICAICGVSAIFADDSTRDIMGGVAITAAWNLFFVLVHFLAAKFILGAPCVLIFLILKWMRRHQATDANIEEFLRAHNNFLPIRYSYSDIKRITTNFKCKLGEGGYGSVYRGILRSGNEVAVKILNKSKSNGQDFINEVATIGRIHHVNVVQLVGFCFEYPKQALVYDFMPNGSLDKHISYKDGDDPLDYKKMYEISLGIARGIEYLHRGCDMQILHFDIKPHNILLDRSFTPKVSDFGLARLYPTDRSIVSLTAARGTLGYMAPELFYKDIGGISYKADVYSFGMLLMEMAGRRRNLNAHAEHSSQIYFPLWVYDQLDKEKELERVDVIEEERETTRKMIIVALWCIQLSPNDRPSMRKVLDMLEGDMDKLQLPPKPLLYPREAPIDDVDAEIELETVSSSSSTPIVSSSSQFYHDHEFMKSCIV